The proteins below come from a single Triticum aestivum cultivar Chinese Spring chromosome 5D, IWGSC CS RefSeq v2.1, whole genome shotgun sequence genomic window:
- the LOC123124740 gene encoding ATP synthase subunit 9, mitochondrial-like gives MTRKVFSRLEMLEGAKSIGAGAATIALVGAAVGIGNVLSSLIHSVARNPSLAKQSFGHAILGFALIEAIALFAPMMAFLISFVFRSHKKS, from the coding sequence ATGACAAGAAAAGTGTTTTCTCGACTCGAGATGTTAGAAGGTGCTAAATCAATAGGCGCCGGAGCTGCTACAATTGCTTTAGTCGGAGCTGCTGTCGGTATTGGAAACGTCCTCAGTTCTTTGATTCATTCCGTGGCACGAAATCCATCATTGGCTAAACAATCATTTGGTCATGCCATTTTGGGCTTTGCTCTCATCGAAGCTATTGCATTGTTTGCCCCAATGATGGCCTTTCTGATCTCATTCGTTTTCCGATCGCATAAAAAGTCATGA